A stretch of the Dyella telluris genome encodes the following:
- a CDS encoding DUF4440 domain-containing protein — protein MDLAAHLFDLETQLHRQEVRADEEALRRLIAPDFFEFGVSGTQWTREAVIQALRGESFSPREVSDFRLTLLAEDVALVTYRGYRVATPQRPGADSLRSSIWRLRDGRWQMQFHQGTPLPSLL, from the coding sequence ATGGATCTCGCTGCGCACTTGTTCGACCTGGAGACGCAACTGCACCGGCAGGAAGTACGTGCCGATGAAGAGGCCCTGCGCCGACTGATTGCCCCGGATTTCTTCGAGTTCGGCGTTTCCGGCACGCAGTGGACGCGGGAGGCCGTGATCCAGGCGCTGCGCGGCGAATCCTTCTCGCCGCGCGAGGTCAGCGATTTCCGGCTGACCCTGTTGGCCGAGGACGTGGCGCTGGTGACCTATCGCGGCTATCGCGTGGCGACGCCACAGCGCCCTGGGGCCGACTCGCTGCGCAGTTCGATCTGGCGTCTGCGCGATGGCCGCTGGCAGATGCAGTTCCATCAGGGCACGCCGCTGCCGTCGTTGTTGTAG
- a CDS encoding AEC family transporter yields the protein MSALLLLFTCLLLGALVARFASPPAGIVHGINWWVINIALPALVLALVPRVQVDRQLWFPVAAMWIVFFGAWLLFATLGKLLGWSRGRIGALTLVCGLGNTSFMGYPMMMALHGKEGLALAVVADQLGCFPLLASAGVAVASLYAGRAAQPVVIARRILTFPAFLALLIGGIVGVLGGWPSLVDGVLGPIGATLTPLALFSVGMQFKFQLGEGQFPALLAGLGWKLLLAPLIAWGLGVATGVGGLTLTVGVLQAAVAPMISAAILADEYDLEPTLANTVLGAGIVLSLVTIPIGNLLLSG from the coding sequence ATGAGCGCTCTGCTGTTGCTGTTCACCTGCCTTCTGCTCGGTGCGCTGGTGGCGCGTTTCGCCAGTCCACCGGCGGGCATCGTGCACGGCATCAACTGGTGGGTGATCAACATCGCGTTGCCGGCGCTGGTGCTGGCGCTGGTGCCCAGGGTGCAGGTGGACAGGCAGCTGTGGTTTCCCGTGGCGGCGATGTGGATCGTGTTCTTCGGTGCCTGGCTGCTGTTCGCCACGCTGGGCAAGCTGCTCGGCTGGTCGCGCGGGCGCATCGGTGCGCTTACGTTGGTGTGCGGCCTGGGCAATACCTCGTTCATGGGCTATCCCATGATGATGGCCCTGCACGGCAAGGAAGGACTTGCCCTTGCCGTGGTGGCCGATCAGCTGGGCTGTTTTCCCCTGCTGGCTTCGGCAGGCGTGGCGGTAGCCTCGCTGTATGCCGGGCGCGCTGCGCAACCGGTGGTCATTGCGCGTCGCATCCTTACCTTTCCGGCCTTCCTCGCGCTGCTGATCGGCGGCATCGTGGGGGTGCTGGGTGGCTGGCCCTCCCTGGTCGACGGTGTCCTGGGGCCCATCGGCGCCACGTTGACGCCGCTGGCGCTGTTCTCCGTGGGCATGCAGTTCAAGTTCCAGCTGGGCGAGGGGCAGTTTCCCGCCCTGCTTGCCGGCCTGGGCTGGAAACTGTTGCTGGCCCCGCTGATCGCCTGGGGTCTGGGCGTGGCGACCGGCGTCGGCGGACTTACGTTGACGGTGGGGGTGTTGCAGGCTGCGGTGGCGCCGATGATTTCCGCCGCCATCCTGGCCGATGAATACGATCTTGAGCCGACGCTGGCGAACACCGTTCTGGGCGCCGGCATCGTGTTGTCGCTGGTCACCATTCCCATCGGCAATCTGTTGCTGAGTGGCTGA
- the phbB gene encoding acetoacetyl-CoA reductase gives MTQRTALVTGGTGGIGTAIIRYLARQGHRVATNYRDQAKAEAVKEAMAKEGIEVLLVPGDVKDPDSCEAMVRIIEGALGPVEILVNNAGITRDTTFHKMTYPQWMEVVNTNLNACFNVTRPVIEGMRHHKWGRIVQISSINGQKGQYGQANYAAAKAGMHGFTISLAQENAKFGITVNTVSPGYVGTDMVMAVPDDVREKIVAQIPVGRLGKPEEIAHAVAFLTGEEAGWITGANLSINGGHYMGW, from the coding sequence ATGACGCAACGCACGGCATTGGTCACTGGCGGCACGGGCGGTATCGGCACGGCGATCATTCGCTACCTCGCGCGCCAGGGGCATCGGGTCGCCACCAACTACCGTGACCAGGCCAAGGCCGAAGCGGTGAAGGAAGCGATGGCCAAGGAAGGAATCGAAGTGCTGCTGGTGCCGGGCGACGTGAAAGATCCGGACTCCTGCGAAGCGATGGTCCGCATCATCGAAGGCGCCTTGGGCCCGGTGGAGATCCTGGTCAACAACGCCGGCATCACGCGCGACACCACCTTCCACAAGATGACCTATCCGCAGTGGATGGAAGTGGTTAACACCAACCTCAACGCCTGCTTCAACGTCACCCGTCCGGTGATCGAAGGCATGCGCCACCACAAGTGGGGCCGCATCGTGCAGATCAGCTCGATCAATGGCCAGAAGGGTCAGTACGGTCAGGCCAACTACGCCGCCGCCAAGGCCGGCATGCATGGCTTCACCATTTCGCTGGCCCAGGAAAATGCCAAGTTCGGCATTACGGTGAACACCGTGTCACCGGGTTACGTGGGCACCGACATGGTCATGGCCGTGCCCGACGACGTGCGCGAGAAGATCGTGGCGCAGATCCCGGTGGGCCGTCTGGGCAAGCCCGAGGAAATCGCGCACGCCGTGGCCTTCCTCACCGGCGAAGAGGCCGGCTGGATCACCGGCGCGAACCTGTCGATCAACGGCGGTCACTACATGGGTTGGTGA
- the gluQRS gene encoding tRNA glutamyl-Q(34) synthetase GluQRS, translating to MNYRGRFAPSPTGHLHFGSLVAAVGSWLCARHAGGAWLLRVEDIDPPREMAGSAESILAALPAFGLVADEPPLFQSRRIAAYDAAFEQLRATDQIFPCWCSRNDLAGGLHLDGRCLAAPVEGRPPAWRVRVPDIDVGFVDALQGPQTQNLRQAAGDFVIRRVEGYYAYQLACVVDDAYQGVTEVVRGNDLLDSTPRQIFLQRCLGLPTPGYLHLPLALDGEGRKLSKSERAHPVDPTAPLPALCRALEFLDLPVLPAARDAHALLAHALAHFSPARLPHCRERAAA from the coding sequence ATGAACTACCGCGGGCGATTCGCACCTTCTCCGACCGGCCATCTGCATTTCGGTTCCCTCGTGGCCGCGGTGGGCAGCTGGCTTTGCGCACGCCATGCTGGCGGGGCATGGCTGCTGCGCGTGGAGGATATCGACCCGCCCCGCGAAATGGCCGGTTCCGCCGAAAGCATCCTGGCCGCCCTGCCCGCCTTCGGCCTGGTGGCGGACGAACCGCCGCTGTTCCAGTCACGCCGCATCGCCGCCTACGACGCGGCCTTCGAACAACTCAGGGCTACCGACCAGATCTTTCCGTGCTGGTGCAGCCGCAACGACCTGGCCGGCGGACTGCATCTGGACGGACGCTGCCTGGCCGCACCGGTGGAAGGCCGCCCGCCGGCCTGGCGAGTACGCGTGCCGGACATCGACGTCGGCTTCGTGGACGCCCTGCAGGGCCCGCAGACCCAGAACCTGCGCCAGGCCGCCGGCGACTTCGTGATCCGCCGGGTGGAGGGCTATTACGCCTACCAGCTGGCCTGCGTGGTCGACGACGCGTACCAGGGCGTGACCGAAGTGGTGCGCGGCAATGACCTGCTGGATTCCACCCCGCGCCAGATCTTTCTGCAGCGGTGCCTGGGCCTGCCCACGCCTGGCTACCTGCACCTGCCACTGGCGCTCGATGGCGAGGGCCGCAAGCTGTCCAAGTCCGAACGGGCCCATCCGGTGGACCCCACCGCCCCGCTGCCGGCGTTGTGCCGGGCGCTGGAATTCCTTGATCTGCCGGTGCTCCCGGCGGCCCGCGATGCCCACGCGCTGCTGGCGCACGCCCTGGCGCATTTCTCGCCGGCCCGCCTGCCGCACTGCCGCGAGCGTGCGGCAGCCTAA
- the htpG gene encoding molecular chaperone HtpG has translation MTHAAPETRKFEAEVAQVLHLVTHSLYSHKEIFLRELISNASDACDKLRFESLANPDLLAGDGELQIEVSWDPQARTVTVRDNGIGMNRDEVVANIGTIASSGTRRFLEAMSSEQKTDARLIGQFGVGFYSAFVVADRVTVLSRRADLPASEGVQWESDGKGEYSLAQVDLPERGTAVILHLKADEDEFLKGWELRSLIRKYSDHVAFPIRMPKEEDGKPGSEWEVVNDASALWAKPRNEISDEDYQSFYKSLGHDFNDALAWTHNRVEGNQSFTTLLYIPEQPPFDLMMGGRDERKGLKLYIKRVFIMDAAEELLPNYLRFVRGVVDADDLPLNVSREILQHNRQLERIRAACVKRVLDLLERLARDEPEKFATFYKAFGNTLKEGIGEDHANRERIAKLLRFASTTSGDTGPTVSLDDYIGRMAMGQDTIWYITADSYAAAAGSPQLEAFKAKGIEVLLMTDRVDEWMLNSLTEYNGKKLRNVAKGELPLDEADKKQQEEASKAAEPLVHKLKELLGERVGDVRVSARLTDSPSCLALSDYEMAPHLARLLREAGHDVPQAKPTLEVNPQHPLLKRLEGESDTAKAADLANLLLDQAEIAAGAQLPDPAAFVQRLNRLIVG, from the coding sequence ATGACCCACGCCGCGCCCGAAACCCGTAAATTCGAAGCCGAAGTCGCCCAGGTGCTGCACCTGGTCACGCACTCGCTGTACTCGCACAAGGAAATCTTCCTGCGCGAGCTGATCTCCAACGCCTCCGACGCCTGCGACAAGCTGCGTTTCGAGTCCCTTGCCAACCCCGACCTGCTGGCCGGCGACGGTGAACTGCAGATCGAGGTGAGCTGGGATCCGCAGGCGCGCACCGTCACCGTGCGCGACAACGGCATCGGCATGAACCGCGACGAGGTGGTGGCCAACATCGGCACCATCGCCAGCTCCGGCACGCGTCGCTTCCTGGAGGCGATGAGCAGCGAGCAGAAGACCGATGCGCGCCTGATCGGTCAGTTCGGCGTGGGCTTCTATTCGGCCTTCGTGGTGGCCGACCGCGTCACCGTGCTCAGTCGCCGGGCCGATCTGCCGGCCAGTGAAGGCGTGCAGTGGGAGAGCGACGGCAAGGGCGAATACAGCCTTGCCCAGGTCGACCTGCCCGAACGCGGTACGGCGGTGATCCTGCACCTGAAGGCCGACGAGGACGAGTTCCTCAAGGGCTGGGAGCTGCGCTCGCTGATCCGCAAGTATTCCGACCATGTGGCGTTCCCGATCCGCATGCCGAAAGAAGAAGACGGCAAGCCGGGCAGCGAATGGGAGGTCGTCAACGACGCGTCCGCGCTGTGGGCCAAGCCGCGCAACGAGATCTCCGACGAGGATTACCAGAGCTTCTACAAGTCGCTCGGCCACGACTTCAATGATGCCTTGGCGTGGACGCACAACCGCGTGGAAGGCAACCAGAGCTTCACCACGCTGCTGTACATCCCCGAGCAGCCGCCGTTCGACCTGATGATGGGCGGGCGCGACGAGCGCAAGGGACTCAAGCTCTACATCAAGCGCGTCTTCATCATGGATGCGGCGGAAGAACTGCTGCCCAACTACCTGCGCTTCGTGCGCGGCGTGGTGGACGCGGATGACCTGCCGCTCAACGTGAGCCGCGAGATCCTGCAGCACAACCGTCAGCTGGAGCGCATCCGCGCCGCCTGCGTGAAGCGCGTGCTCGACCTGCTGGAGAGGCTGGCACGCGACGAGCCGGAGAAGTTCGCCACCTTCTACAAGGCCTTCGGCAACACATTGAAAGAAGGCATCGGCGAAGACCATGCCAACCGCGAGCGCATCGCCAAGCTGCTGCGCTTTGCCTCGACGACGAGCGGGGACACCGGGCCGACGGTATCGCTGGATGACTACATCGGTCGCATGGCGATGGGCCAGGACACCATCTGGTACATCACCGCCGACAGCTACGCCGCCGCCGCCGGCAGCCCGCAACTGGAAGCCTTCAAGGCCAAGGGCATTGAAGTGCTGCTGATGACCGACCGCGTCGACGAGTGGATGCTCAACAGCCTCACCGAGTACAACGGCAAGAAGCTCCGCAATGTCGCCAAGGGCGAGCTGCCGCTGGACGAGGCGGACAAGAAGCAGCAGGAAGAGGCCAGCAAGGCGGCCGAGCCGCTGGTGCACAAGCTGAAGGAGCTGCTGGGCGAACGCGTGGGCGATGTGCGCGTGTCGGCGCGCCTCACCGACTCGCCGTCGTGCCTGGCGTTGTCCGACTACGAGATGGCGCCGCATCTTGCACGCCTGTTGCGCGAAGCCGGGCATGACGTGCCGCAGGCAAAGCCGACGCTGGAAGTGAATCCGCAGCATCCCCTGCTCAAGCGCCTGGAAGGTGAGAGTGACACGGCCAAGGCAGCCGATCTCGCCAACCTGCTGCTCGACCAGGCGGAAATCGCCGCGGGCGCGCAGCTGCCGGATCCGGCAGCGTTCGTGCAGCGCTTGAATCGGTTGATCGTGGGCTGA
- the htpX gene encoding protease HtpX, producing the protein MRRIALFLLTNIAVLALLTIVCRLFGIDQWAAARGQGLGNLLAYAAVIGMGGAFISLAMSKWTAKMSTGARVIGQPQNEGERWLVETVRRHAQNAGIGMPEVAIYDAPEMNAFATGMTRNSSLVAVSTGLLQQMDREQVSAVLGHEIGHVANGDMVTLTLIQGVLNTLVIVAARVVGRLVDSWLSGGRDREGGGGIGYFITVMVLQVVFGLFASMIVMAFSRWREFRADAAGAKLAGRGSMVSALQRLQVQHGESTLPQTIAAFGISGHLATGFKRLFMSHPPLEERIAALQNASNNT; encoded by the coding sequence ATGCGTCGCATCGCATTGTTCCTGCTTACCAATATCGCCGTTCTTGCCCTGCTCACCATCGTGTGCCGGTTGTTTGGCATCGACCAGTGGGCAGCCGCCCGCGGCCAGGGCCTGGGCAACCTGCTGGCCTATGCGGCCGTCATCGGCATGGGCGGCGCCTTCATATCGCTGGCCATGTCCAAGTGGACCGCCAAGATGTCCACCGGCGCCCGAGTGATCGGGCAGCCGCAGAATGAAGGCGAGCGCTGGCTGGTGGAAACCGTGCGCCGCCACGCGCAGAACGCCGGCATCGGCATGCCCGAGGTGGCGATCTACGACGCGCCGGAAATGAACGCCTTCGCCACCGGCATGACCAGGAACAGCTCGCTGGTGGCCGTGAGCACCGGCCTGCTGCAGCAGATGGACCGCGAGCAGGTTTCCGCCGTGCTCGGCCACGAGATCGGCCACGTCGCCAACGGCGACATGGTCACGCTGACCCTGATCCAGGGCGTGTTGAACACGCTGGTGATCGTGGCTGCACGTGTGGTGGGTCGCCTGGTGGACAGCTGGCTGTCCGGTGGCCGTGACCGCGAAGGTGGCGGCGGCATCGGTTATTTCATCACGGTGATGGTGCTGCAGGTGGTGTTCGGCCTGTTCGCCTCGATGATCGTGATGGCCTTCTCGCGCTGGCGCGAGTTCCGCGCGGATGCCGCCGGTGCCAAGCTGGCCGGTCGTGGCTCGATGGTGTCGGCCCTGCAGCGCCTGCAGGTGCAGCACGGCGAGAGCACGCTACCGCAGACCATTGCCGCGTTCGGCATCTCCGGTCACCTGGCCACGGGCTTCAAGCGCCTGTTCATGAGCCACCCGCCGCTGGAAGAGCGCATTGCCGCCCTGCAGAACGCAAGCAACAACACCTGA